From Daucus carota subsp. sativus chromosome 6, DH1 v3.0, whole genome shotgun sequence, the proteins below share one genomic window:
- the LOC108227628 gene encoding mitogen-activated protein kinase 19, whose translation MLQNQRKKNTKELDFFTEYGEANRYKILEIIGKGSYGVVCAAIDTHTGEKVAIKKINNIFEHVSDAIRILREIKLLRLLRHPDIVEIRRIMVPPSSRDFKDIYVVFELMESDLHQVIKANDDLTREHHRFFLYQMLRALKFMHTANVYHRDLKPKNILANANCKLKICDFGLARVAFNDTPTTVFWTDYIATRWYRAPELCGSFLSKYTPAIDIWSIGCIFAEILTGKPLFPGKSVVHQLDLITDLLGSPSTDTISGVRNEKARKYLIDMRKKQPVVFAEKFANSDPLAIRLLQRLLAFDPKDRPTAEQALADPYFNGLAKVEREPSSQPISNDEFAFESRKMKKEDIRAIIYREILEYHPQLLKDYMAQKESTNVLYPSAVGQFKKQFAYLADNGGKSGPVTDRKHASVPRSAVNSRSIPPKPQQTLVPSDNRRIAEVSCNSTKGTNSIPGNLPKASRPPPRIPTGRGSGPVLPYESSSRNVMGTYVHNSVPQSLSPNYTFRTNTRDVEKLTKEDKVDSSLVKHAVPQSAEGKVSPGIAPDMNSNPYQQGQSSQFSDPMQIDSKLLQVQSQLGAVGAGAVNFTTRS comes from the exons ATGCTGCAGAATCAGCGCAAGAAG AATACAAAAGAGTTGGACTTCTTCACTGAATACGGGGAGGCCAACCGGTACAAAATTTTGGAAATTATAGGGAAGGGAAGCTATGGGGTTGTCTGCGCCGCCATTGATACACATACTGGTGAAAAAGTGgccataaaaaaaattaataacatatttgaACATGTTTCTGATGCTATTCGGATTTTGCGGGAGATTAAATTGCTAAGGCTATTACGACATCCTGATATTGTTGAAATTAGACGGATCATGGTCCCACCCTCAAGTCGAGACTTTAAGGACATATATGTCGTTTTTGAGCTCATGGAATCTGACCTTCATCAAGTTATTAAAGCCAATGATGATTTGACTCGTGAGCACCATCGGTTTTTCCTGTATCAGATGCTACGTGCATTGAAATTTATGCATACAG CTAATGTGTACCATCGAGACCtaaaaccaaaaaatattttggCCAATGCTAATTGTAAGCTCAAAATATGCGATTTTGGACTAGCAAGAGTTGCTTTCAATGACACTCCAACAACTGTATTCTGGACG GATTACATTGCTACAAGATGGTATAGGGCTCCAGAGCTTTGCGGATCATTCCTCTCTAAG tATACCCCTGCTATTGACATATGGAGTATTGGCTGCATCTTTGCGGAGATATTGACAGGAAAGCCATTGTTTCCCGGGAAAAGTGTCGTTCATCAACTGGATCTGATCACCGATCTTCTTGGGTCACCTTCAACGGATACCATTTCTGGA GTTCGAAATGAGAAAGCAAGAAAGTACTTGATAGATATGCGTAAAAAGCAGCCTGTCGTATTTGCTGAGAAATTTGCAAACTCGGACCCTCTTGCAATACGTTTGTTGCAAAGACTGTTGGCTTTTGATCCAAAGGATCGGCCAACTGCTGAACAG GCACTGGCTGATCCATATTTTAATGGCCTGGCAAAAGTTGAGCGGGAGCCTTCTTCTCAGCCTATTTCCAATGATGAGTTTGCATTTGAAAGTCGCAAAATGAAAAAGGAGGACATCAGAGCAATCATATATCGTGAGATTTTAGAGTACCATCCCCAATTGCTTAAAGATTACATGGCACAGAAAGAAAGCACCAATGTTTTATATCCTAG TGCTGTTGGTCAATTTAAGAAGCAGTTTGCTTATCTAGCTGACAACGGTGGAAAGAGTGGGCCTGTTACAGATAGAAAACATGCATCTGTCCCGCG GTCTGCAGTCAACTCGCGTTCAATACCTCCTAAACCACAGCAAACTTTGGTTCCTTCCGACAATCGTCGAATAGCAGAGGTATCATGTAACAGTACTAAAGGTACAAATTCTATTCCGGGGAATCTGCCCAAAGCTTCACGGCCACCACCACGTATTCCAACAG GAAGAGGTTCGGGACCAGTTTTGCCTTATGAGAGTAGTAGCAGAAATGTCATGGGCACTTATGTGCATAATTCAGTGCCTCAGTCACTTTCTCCAAATTATACCTTCAGGACTAACACAAGAGATGTAGAGAAACTTACCAAAGAAGACAAAGTGGATTCTTCTCTGGTCAAACATGCAGTCCCACAGTCCGCGGAAGGAAAAGTTTCCCCTGGCATCGCACCGGACATGAATTCTAACCCTTATCAACAAGGTCAATCAAGCCAATTTAGTGACCCGATGCAAATAGATTCGAAATTGCTACAGGTGCAATCTCAGCTCGGAGCAGTTGGAGCTGGGGCTGTAAATTTTACAACTAGGAGTTAG